From the genome of Eublepharis macularius isolate TG4126 chromosome 12, MPM_Emac_v1.0, whole genome shotgun sequence, one region includes:
- the CEBPE gene encoding CCAAT/enhancer-binding protein epsilon — protein sequence MSQGGYYESERHYQALEMPPTRPAGTDLAPFCESDLASCIGDEQLLSEVLQGVQQRMPKGVPFPNYFPGEPYPFLSYGGERKALGTLEPRSVAVKEEPRGGDPGRAGGRHPYNATHFPAAHCAQVALSPPGMRAGQALRVLKGPSCSPTPSCGAPKGKKSVNKDSLEYRLRRERNNIAVRKSRDKAKRRVMETQQRMVELLGENERLRSRVEQLMQETETLRDIFRQVPEAAGLIKGLGGCS from the exons ATGTCCCAAGGAGGATATTATGAGAGTGAACGGCACTACCAAGCCCTAGAAATGCCCCCCACGAGGCCTGCGGGTACCGATCTGGCCCCCTTCTGTGAATCAGACCTGGCCTCGTGTATTGGGGATGAGCAACTGCTGTCGGAGGTGCTGCAAGGAGTCCAGCAGCGCATGCCCAAAGGCGTCCCCTTCCCCAACTACTTCCCTGGGGAGCCGTACCCCTTCCTGTCTTATGGAGGAGAACGCAAAGCTCTCGGGACCCTCGAGCCCCGTTCCGTCGCCGTCAAAGAAGAGCCACGCGGAGGGGACCCTGGGCGGGCAGGTGGACGCCACCCATACAATGCCACGCACTTTCCAGCTGCTCACTGTGCGCAGGTGGCCCTGAGTCCGCCTGGAATGCGTGCTGGGCAAGCCCTGAGAGTGCTCAAG GGCCCTTCTTGCAGCCCCACACCGTCCTGCGGTGCCCCCAAGGGGAAGAAATCAGTGAACAAGGACAGCTTGGAGTATCGATTGCGTCGCGAGCGCAACAACATTGCTGTGCGCAAAAGCCGCGACAAAGCCAAGCGCAGAGTAATGGAGACGCAGCAGCGCATGGTGGAGCTCCTGGGTGAAAACGAGAGGCTCCGGAGCCGCGTGGAGCAGCTGATGCAGGAGACAGAGACCCTGCGTGACATTTTCCGCCAAGTGCCTGAGGCGGCTGGGCTTATCAAAGGGTTGGGGGGCTGCAGCTGA